In a single window of the Coffea eugenioides isolate CCC68of chromosome 3, Ceug_1.0, whole genome shotgun sequence genome:
- the LOC113764682 gene encoding glycine-rich protein 3 short isoform-like: MGSKAILLLCLLAAVLMIASEVTARDLAENTNAGEKSNEGLEESKYGGGGGCYGGHCGGGGGCHGYGCGGGGGGGGGCHGYGCGGGGGGHHCYHGCCGHGYGGCRCCTYAGEPKDAGYTEPETKPQN; this comes from the exons atgggttCCAAGGCAATTCTCCTCCTATGCCTTTTGGCAGCAGTTCTAATGATTGCCTCAGAGGTGACAGCCAGGGATTTGGCCGAAAATa CCAATGCAGGAGAGAAGAGTAATGAAGGCCTGGAAGAATCCAAGTATGGTGGTGGCGGCGGTTGTTATGGAGGCCATTGTGGTGGTGGCGGCGGTTGTCATGGATACggttgtggtggtggtggtggtggcggcGGCGGTTGTCATGGATACGGTTGTGGTGGTGGTGGCGGCGGCCACCATTGTTACCATGGTTGCTGTGGCCACGGCTATGGAGGCTGCAGATGCTGCACATATGCTGGTGAGCCAAAGGACGCTGGTTACACTGAGCCAGAAACCAAACCGCAAAACTAA